TCGGCCACCACCAAGGCCAAGAAGGCCGAGGAGCCCAAGGCCGAGGAGACCCCGGCCGAGGAGCCCAAGGCTGAGGAGCCCAAGGCTGAGGAGCCGAAGGCCGAGGAGACCCCGGCCGAGGACACGAAGGCCGACGAGGCCTGATCATGGCCGCTCCCATGCAGGAGGTCGTCGAGCACCTCGTCGCCGGCATCGTCGACAACCCCGACGAGGTCACGGTCCGCGCCAAGCAGACCCGGCGCGGCGAGCTGTTCGAGGTTCGGGTCAACCCGAACGACCTCGGCAAGGTCATCGGTCGTCAGGGTCGCACGGCCACGGCGATCCGCACCGTCGCATCGGCCATCGCCGGTGCCGACGGCGCGCGGATCGAC
This genomic interval from Aeromicrobium choanae contains the following:
- a CDS encoding RNA-binding protein is translated as MAAPMQEVVEHLVAGIVDNPDEVTVRAKQTRRGELFEVRVNPNDLGKVIGRQGRTATAIRTVASAIAGADGARIDFVDVDRRR